In Quercus robur chromosome 10, dhQueRobu3.1, whole genome shotgun sequence, a genomic segment contains:
- the LOC126701830 gene encoding uncharacterized protein LOC126701830 — MLMQKRKCLFWTPCAAHCLDLILEDFEKKIKDHKYTIAKGKKITTFIYSRAMVLNWLRDFTKGRELIRPAATRFATSYLTLSCLNEFKGELMAMFSSEQWRCSKFAKTKEGKRIHAIVMDNNGFWRLVVKCLKAAIPLLKVLRLVDSDTPPMGFIFQEMEKAKEEIQKNFNNVQKSYKEIWDIIDDRWEMQLHRPLHAAGYYLNPSIHYDPSFDPGSDIKLGLYTCLQRMVPEVSDRKKIDMQLEKFKQAKGLFGIEAAILARDTKQPAEWWDSYGDDCPELKKFAIRILSLTCSSSGCERNWSAFEMVHSKRRNRLHQKKMNDLVFVMYNLKIKQKRAKPLSTKEEIGLENLSSDDEWLAADSVDSENDSADFDEDNEGDDEVSRVAAKGKSVLVHDVSDEFHENDDGSNDDDSDRPPPGFERVRDFDDYTMDVDTRKDIDDEMRYDNDSD, encoded by the exons ATGTTGATGCAGAAGAGAAAGTGCCTGTTTTGGACTCCATGTGCTGCCCATTGCTTGGATTTGATACTTgaggattttgaaaaaaagattAAGGACCATAAGTACACAATTGCAAAGGGGAAGAAGATTACAACGTTCATATATTCTAGAGCTATGGTTTTAAATTGGTTGAGGGATTTCACTAAAGGGAGGGAATTGATTAGACCTGCTGCCACTAGATTTGCAACATCATATTTGACATTGTCATGCCTTAATGAGTTCAAAGGAGAATTGATGGCAATGTTTTCTTCTGAACAATGGAGGTGTAGTaaatttgcaaaaacaaaagaagggaaaagaatTCATGCCATAGTTATGGATAACAATGGCTTTTGGCGACTTGTTGTCAAATGCTTGAAGGCCGCAATACCCCTTTTAAAGGTGCTTCGCCTGGTTGATTCTGATACACCTCCAATGGGATTCATTTTTCAAGAAATggaaaaagcaaaagaagaaatacagaaaaatttcaataatgttCAAAAGAG TTACAAAGAGATATGGGATATTATTGATGATCGATGGGAAATGCAACTTCATAGGCCTTTGCATGCTGCGGGATACTATTTGAACCCTTCTATTCATTATGATCCTTCTTTTGATCCGGGTTCAGATATTAAATTAGGACTATATACGTGTCTTCAACGAATGGTTCCAGAAGTTAGTGATAGGAAAAAGATAGATATGCAActtgaaaaattcaaacaagCAAAGGGACTCTTTGGTATTGAAGCTGCCATACTAGCCAGAGATACTAAACAGCCAg CTGAATGGTGGGACTCATATGGAGATGACTGTCctgaattgaaaaaatttgctATAAGAATATTGAGCTTAACATGTAGCTCATCTGGTTGTGAAAGAAATTGGAGTGCGTTTGAAATG GTACATTCAAAAAGGAGAAATCGCTTACACcagaaaaaaatgaatgactTGGTCTTCGTTATGTACAACTTgaagataaaacaaaaaagagctAAACCATTGAgtacaaaagaagaaattggtTTGGAGAATTTGTCTTCTGATGATGAGTGGTTAGCAGCAGATTCTGTAGATTCAGAAAATGATAGTGCAGATTTTGATGAAGACAATGAAG GTGATGATGAGGTTTCAAGAGTTGCTGCCAAAGGAAAAAGTGTGCTAGTTCATGATGTTAGTgatgaatttcatgagaatgatgATGGTTCTAATGATGATGATAGTGATCGGCCCCCACCTGGATTTGAGAGAGTTAGGGATTTCGATGATTACACCATGGATGTTGATACTAGGAAGGATATAGATGATGAAATGAGATATGACAATGATAGTGACTAG
- the LOC126701837 gene encoding uncharacterized protein LOC126701837, whose product MDDAKRRALIRSKAAKKTADDTPPATGSSNPSAKRKTQPKADRQAKKAKVSLDPVVGLMAEPPKTVTPTKHGVGKGLMKGPSKVDEKPPVLLREDSKHALEQISSIISAEDYEDLGNHSTEAMGETGLFAITQVR is encoded by the coding sequence ATGGACGATGCTAAGAGAAGAGCCTTGATTCGGTCAAAGGCTGCAAAGAAGACTGCTGACGACACTCCCCCTGCGACGGGCTCAAGCAATCCGTCTGCTAAGCGGAAGACTCAGCCCAAAGCGGACCGTCAGGCCAAGAAGGCCAAAGTGTCTTTAGATCCCGTCGTGGGACTCATGGCGGAGCCTCCGAAGACGGTCACTCCAACCAAGCACGGGGTTGGCAAGGGTTTGATGAAAGGCCCGTCGAAGGTTGACGAGAAGCCGCCCGTCCTTCTTCGAGAGGATTCTAAGCATGCCTTAGAACAGATTTCCTCCATCATCTCGGCGGAGGATTATGAAGACTTAGGCAACcactcgacggaggccatgggggagacgggcctgTTTGCCATTACACAGGTAAGATAG